A stretch of the Sulfurimonas sp. HSL-1656 genome encodes the following:
- the metH gene encoding methionine synthase, with translation MSVKNAILETIKRRPIIIDGAMGTQLQQRHDQIPEAAWEGNEGCNELLNVTAPEIMRDIFHAYLNAGADMITTNTFGAFSWVLDEYGIGHRAYELSKAGAQRVKEVCEQFSTPEHPRYVLGSIGPGTKLPSLGHIHYDEMLEGYTECAQGLIDGGCDVFLLETCQDPLQIKAALHACQAANASRGTDLPVMVSGTIELAGTMLIGTDAQTLAVIMEPFDILSLGFNCGTGPEQYTKHVKALSDVWGKPISIHANAGLPQNRGGYTYYPMGPDEFSDRQESFLEFDGVSFLGGCCGTTPQHIKALADRVHAITPKAPSGSQPTSLASLFNSVPLMQEPAPLLVGERSNATGSKAFRELLLAEDYEGTLSVGQQQVRAGAHVLDVSVGFAGRDETKDMNKVMGLYAQKIALPLMPDSTQTPALEEALKLIGGKPIINSVNLEDGIEKFDAVCSLAKKYGAALVCLTIDEEGMAKTVERKLEVAERIYTLATEKHGLNPEDLVFDVLTFTVGSGDEEYRDAAVQTIEAIRELRTRHPEVGAILGLSNISFGLDKDARPYLNSVFLHHCIEAGLTSVIINVKHIIPMAKINEEDLAACENLLFDRKPNGQALFDFIEHFSHKEAVDSAAEDEAYNALGTEEKIAKLLLDGDKERMIPLVEAARSEIAPEKIVNEILIDAMKVVGELFGSGQMQLPFVLQSAETMKAAVDHLNPYLPKVDKAVDTTLVLGTVKGDVHDVGKNLVDIILTNNGYKVINLGIKVELDNFVKTLQESNASAIGMSGLLVKSTQVMKENLEALKAAGITVPILLGGAALTRSFIEDFCRPSYDGPIFYCKDAFDGVTAMSRIEAGNLDTNLHPEAPEMAEQTKKEAVVIPPFAELKMPSREVRIPTPPFWGRRELKLTEAQKAMAFEWINHKILFKQRWGYSSKGMDKEAYEKQLDELVWPAYEKLKALFLDEGLFDPTVLYGYWPARSDDNTLLVFPETEGWHRDTDASREPLEQIIGDAECAFTFPRQRKQPHRALSDFFRHDRHDVLALTCVSAGSRLSAYEKELYDAGKYNEYYQVHGLGVELAEALAEIAHKQIRLDLNIADDEGPTLADVRMNRYQGARYSFGYPACPDLELNRPLFDLLKPEEFGIELSETFQIHPEQSTSAIVVHHKEATYYNI, from the coding sequence ATGTCCGTAAAAAACGCTATTCTAGAGACCATCAAACGGCGGCCGATCATCATCGACGGCGCCATGGGTACGCAGCTGCAGCAGCGCCATGACCAGATCCCCGAAGCGGCATGGGAAGGCAACGAGGGGTGTAACGAGCTCCTCAACGTCACCGCGCCGGAGATCATGCGCGATATCTTCCACGCTTATCTGAACGCCGGTGCCGACATGATCACGACCAATACTTTCGGAGCCTTCTCCTGGGTATTGGACGAGTACGGCATCGGACACCGCGCCTACGAACTCTCCAAGGCCGGGGCCCAGCGCGTCAAAGAGGTGTGTGAGCAGTTCAGCACCCCCGAGCACCCGCGCTATGTGCTCGGTTCCATCGGTCCGGGGACGAAACTCCCCTCCCTGGGCCATATCCACTACGACGAGATGCTCGAAGGGTACACCGAGTGCGCCCAGGGGCTCATCGACGGCGGCTGCGATGTTTTCCTGCTCGAGACCTGCCAGGACCCGCTGCAGATCAAGGCGGCCCTGCACGCCTGCCAGGCGGCCAACGCGTCGCGCGGCACCGACCTCCCCGTCATGGTCTCCGGAACCATCGAGCTGGCCGGCACCATGCTCATCGGGACCGACGCGCAGACCCTGGCCGTCATTATGGAGCCCTTCGACATCCTCTCGCTGGGCTTCAACTGCGGTACCGGCCCGGAGCAGTACACCAAGCACGTCAAAGCGCTGAGCGACGTCTGGGGCAAACCCATCTCCATCCACGCCAACGCGGGGCTCCCGCAGAACCGCGGCGGCTACACCTACTACCCGATGGGACCCGACGAGTTTTCCGACCGGCAGGAATCTTTCCTCGAATTCGACGGCGTCAGTTTCCTCGGCGGCTGCTGCGGAACGACGCCCCAGCACATTAAGGCGCTCGCCGACCGGGTGCATGCCATCACGCCCAAAGCGCCCTCCGGTTCCCAGCCGACCTCGCTCGCCTCGCTCTTCAACAGCGTCCCGCTGATGCAGGAGCCCGCCCCGCTGCTCGTGGGTGAACGCTCCAATGCCACCGGCTCCAAAGCGTTCCGCGAACTCCTCCTGGCCGAGGATTACGAAGGCACGCTCAGCGTCGGCCAGCAGCAGGTCCGCGCCGGGGCCCACGTCCTCGACGTCTCCGTCGGCTTTGCCGGGCGCGACGAAACAAAGGACATGAACAAGGTCATGGGCCTCTACGCCCAGAAGATCGCGCTGCCGCTGATGCCCGACTCGACGCAGACCCCTGCCCTCGAAGAGGCGCTCAAGCTGATCGGCGGCAAACCCATCATCAACTCCGTCAACCTCGAAGACGGGATCGAGAAATTCGATGCCGTCTGTTCGCTCGCGAAGAAGTACGGGGCGGCCCTCGTCTGTCTGACGATCGACGAAGAGGGGATGGCCAAAACGGTCGAGCGCAAACTCGAGGTGGCCGAACGTATCTACACCCTGGCCACCGAGAAGCACGGCCTCAACCCCGAGGACCTCGTTTTCGACGTCCTCACCTTCACCGTGGGCAGCGGGGACGAGGAGTACCGCGACGCGGCGGTCCAGACCATCGAGGCGATCCGCGAACTCCGCACCCGCCACCCGGAGGTCGGGGCGATCCTGGGACTTTCGAACATCTCCTTCGGCCTGGACAAAGACGCCCGCCCCTACCTCAACTCCGTTTTCCTGCACCACTGTATCGAAGCGGGGCTCACCTCGGTCATTATCAACGTCAAACACATCATCCCGATGGCCAAGATCAATGAGGAGGACCTCGCCGCCTGCGAAAACCTCCTTTTCGACCGTAAACCTAACGGGCAGGCGCTCTTTGATTTCATCGAGCACTTCAGCCACAAGGAAGCCGTCGATAGTGCGGCGGAAGATGAAGCCTACAATGCGCTGGGCACCGAGGAGAAGATCGCGAAGCTCCTGCTTGACGGCGACAAGGAGCGGATGATCCCCCTCGTCGAGGCGGCAAGGAGCGAGATCGCCCCGGAAAAGATCGTCAACGAGATCCTGATCGATGCCATGAAAGTCGTCGGTGAGCTCTTCGGTTCGGGGCAGATGCAGCTGCCTTTCGTCCTGCAGAGCGCTGAGACGATGAAAGCAGCCGTCGACCACCTCAACCCCTACCTCCCCAAAGTCGACAAAGCCGTCGACACGACCCTCGTGCTTGGCACCGTCAAAGGTGATGTCCACGACGTCGGCAAAAACCTCGTCGACATCATCCTCACCAACAACGGCTACAAGGTAATCAACCTCGGGATCAAGGTCGAACTGGACAACTTCGTCAAGACGCTGCAGGAGTCCAACGCCAGCGCTATCGGCATGAGCGGTTTACTTGTCAAATCGACCCAGGTAATGAAAGAGAACCTCGAAGCGCTCAAAGCGGCGGGGATCACCGTCCCCATCCTGCTGGGCGGTGCGGCGCTCACGCGCAGCTTTATCGAGGACTTCTGCCGCCCCAGTTACGACGGCCCGATCTTCTACTGCAAAGACGCCTTTGACGGCGTCACCGCGATGAGCCGCATCGAAGCGGGGAACCTGGACACCAACCTTCACCCCGAGGCACCGGAGATGGCCGAGCAGACCAAAAAAGAGGCTGTTGTCATCCCGCCGTTCGCCGAACTGAAGATGCCCTCAAGAGAAGTCCGCATTCCGACCCCGCCGTTCTGGGGGCGGCGTGAGCTGAAGCTGACCGAGGCGCAAAAAGCAATGGCGTTCGAGTGGATCAACCACAAGATCCTCTTCAAACAGCGCTGGGGGTACAGTTCCAAGGGTATGGACAAGGAAGCTTATGAGAAGCAGCTCGACGAGCTTGTATGGCCTGCCTACGAGAAGCTCAAAGCACTCTTCCTGGACGAAGGCCTCTTTGATCCGACGGTGCTCTACGGCTACTGGCCGGCCCGTTCCGATGACAACACCCTGCTCGTTTTCCCGGAAACGGAGGGGTGGCACCGCGATACCGATGCCAGTCGCGAACCGCTTGAGCAGATCATCGGTGATGCCGAATGCGCCTTTACCTTCCCGCGCCAGCGCAAACAGCCCCACCGCGCACTCAGCGACTTCTTCCGCCACGACCGACACGATGTCCTCGCACTCACCTGCGTCAGTGCCGGCAGCCGTCTCAGCGCCTATGAAAAAGAGCTCTATGATGCGGGGAAATACAACGAGTACTACCAGGTCCACGGCCTGGGCGTCGAACTGGCCGAGGCCCTGGCGGAGATTGCCCACAAGCAGATCCGGCTCGATCTCAACATCGCCGACGATGAGGGGCCGACCCTTGCGGATGTCCGCATGAACCGCTACCAGGGCGCACGCTACAGTTTCGGCTACCCCGCCTGCCCCGACCTGGAGCTCAACCGCCCGCTCTTTGATCTGCTGAAACCCGAAGAGTTCGGGATCGAACTGAGTGAGACCTTCCAGATCCATCCGGAGCAGTCGACATCAGCCATTGTCGTCCACCACAAGGAAGCGACGTACTACAATATCTAG
- a CDS encoding AMIN domain-containing protein, whose translation MKRFLILLTLAAATLLSGRENPFMPSASLPEPEPVKAVEAPVEPEQPVAPATSQTVNFQQARFLFTEGNVRIESRDRLAKHFVIREPTRIILDFEAKTDFPTRKRALNVAPFSEIRMGTHPGYYRAVIELKRAADYTIEPSKYGYTLLLK comes from the coding sequence GTGAAACGATTTCTGATCCTGCTGACCCTTGCCGCCGCGACGCTGCTGAGCGGCAGAGAAAACCCCTTTATGCCATCTGCCTCTCTGCCGGAACCCGAACCGGTCAAGGCAGTGGAAGCACCGGTAGAGCCGGAACAACCGGTTGCGCCAGCAACGTCCCAGACCGTGAATTTCCAACAGGCGCGCTTTCTCTTCACGGAAGGGAACGTCCGGATCGAAAGCCGCGACAGGCTTGCAAAACACTTTGTCATTCGCGAACCGACACGGATTATTCTGGATTTTGAAGCGAAAACGGATTTTCCGACACGCAAGCGTGCCCTGAACGTTGCACCGTTCAGCGAAATCCGTATGGGAACGCACCCCGGCTATTACCGCGCCGTCATCGAGCTGAAGCGCGCAGCGGATTATACGATCGAACCTTCCAAGTACGGCTATACCCTTCTTCTGAAGTAG
- a CDS encoding ABC transporter substrate-binding protein, whose product MRIGAVLFAILLFFLPLFAHQHDDDKVLLQLQWLPQFQFAGYFVAKEKGFYSEADLDVEIRPMTAEMDVEREVLSGRAQFGTGRTSLLVKYDRGEPLVAMAAIFQSSPMVLLAREDSGIRKIEDLRGKRVMMTSDVQTAASVQAMLRNAGMQEMELNLIPHTFDPLSLERNETDAMAAYSSNEPFVLSNRGVKTFAIDPKVAGFDFYNDILFTSQSELQQHPERVKRFYEASLKGWRYAFEHIDETARLLFEKYNVQHKSLEALRFEGKTLKSFALKEDTPLGDLSPDRLLAIYQAYTLLGYTKGMRTLDAFLYHPERLLLTPQEQAWLKKHPVINIGVDSEWPPVEFLSRKGAYGGISYGFIQRVAEKLGVRIELQRKRSWQEVDTALKQRELDVVTAMTATPERHAYANFTRPYLTLPMVIVGGESFQYVGGLAALKGKRVAVVRDYTADFFLKRDFPQIKRIQADSLSDVLKLVAFGKADVAVDALAVASYLIAKEGLNNLRIVGQTPYRYEIAMGVRSDWPMLQTLIQRALDSIGEEEREAIYREWVPTVYKHQFDYALLWKILAVLAVIALLFGYKYIRLEELVRRRTSELTELNATLNERIEEAVGENRDKERMMIQQAKMATIGEMIESIAHQWRQPLNVMGIGIANLDLKRQLGTVDEEELDRLINIVHRQVEYMSQTIDDFRNFFKRDKQLETVSLRTLVDEVLGLVTPALEQKKIAVDVDVPERIEATLYPNELKQVILNIVSNAKDVLMQHPFGVKKIMITAEEQGDAVVLSIADNGGGVPEEIMDKIFDPYFTTKFESQGTGIGLYMSKIIVEKNLKGRISVENRNGGAEFVIRLPKGEKTRSA is encoded by the coding sequence ATGCGCATCGGTGCGGTTCTCTTTGCGATTCTGCTCTTTTTCCTGCCGCTCTTCGCGCATCAGCATGATGACGACAAAGTGCTGCTGCAGCTGCAGTGGCTACCCCAGTTCCAGTTTGCCGGCTACTTTGTCGCCAAGGAGAAAGGATTCTACTCCGAGGCGGACCTCGACGTCGAGATCCGGCCGATGACGGCGGAGATGGATGTCGAACGCGAAGTGCTGAGCGGCCGGGCACAGTTCGGGACGGGACGGACATCCCTGCTGGTGAAGTACGACAGGGGCGAACCGCTTGTGGCGATGGCGGCGATCTTTCAAAGCTCCCCGATGGTACTGCTCGCACGGGAGGACTCCGGCATCCGAAAGATCGAGGACCTGCGCGGCAAACGGGTCATGATGACCAGCGACGTCCAGACGGCGGCATCGGTCCAGGCCATGCTGCGCAATGCGGGGATGCAGGAAATGGAACTCAACCTGATCCCCCATACGTTCGACCCGTTATCACTCGAGCGGAACGAAACGGATGCGATGGCGGCTTACTCTTCCAATGAACCGTTTGTGCTTTCGAACAGGGGGGTCAAGACCTTCGCAATCGATCCAAAGGTGGCCGGTTTCGATTTTTATAACGACATCCTTTTCACCTCCCAGTCGGAACTGCAGCAGCACCCGGAGCGCGTCAAACGCTTTTACGAGGCGAGTCTGAAGGGGTGGCGCTATGCCTTTGAGCATATCGATGAGACGGCCAGGCTGCTGTTTGAGAAGTACAACGTTCAGCATAAAAGCCTTGAGGCGCTGCGGTTTGAAGGAAAGACCCTCAAATCGTTTGCGCTCAAAGAAGATACGCCCCTGGGGGATCTGAGCCCGGACCGACTGCTGGCGATCTATCAGGCTTACACGCTGTTGGGGTATACGAAGGGCATGCGTACCCTGGATGCGTTTCTCTATCACCCGGAGCGGCTGCTGCTCACGCCGCAAGAGCAGGCGTGGCTGAAAAAGCACCCGGTCATCAATATCGGCGTGGACTCGGAGTGGCCCCCGGTCGAGTTCCTGTCGCGCAAGGGCGCGTACGGGGGGATCTCCTACGGTTTTATCCAGCGTGTCGCGGAAAAACTGGGGGTGCGCATTGAACTGCAGCGCAAGCGGAGCTGGCAGGAGGTCGATACGGCCTTGAAACAGCGGGAGCTTGACGTCGTGACCGCGATGACGGCGACGCCCGAAAGGCATGCATATGCGAACTTCACCCGTCCCTATCTGACACTGCCGATGGTGATCGTCGGCGGGGAATCGTTCCAGTACGTCGGCGGGCTGGCGGCGCTCAAAGGCAAACGCGTCGCCGTCGTGAGGGATTATACGGCCGACTTCTTCTTGAAACGCGATTTCCCGCAGATCAAACGGATCCAGGCCGACTCGCTCTCCGATGTGCTGAAGCTGGTCGCGTTCGGAAAGGCCGATGTCGCGGTGGACGCCCTGGCGGTTGCCAGTTACCTGATCGCGAAAGAGGGGCTCAACAACCTCCGCATCGTGGGGCAGACGCCCTACCGCTACGAGATAGCCATGGGCGTCCGCAGCGACTGGCCGATGCTGCAGACGCTGATCCAGCGCGCGCTCGACAGTATCGGGGAGGAGGAGCGCGAAGCGATCTACCGCGAGTGGGTGCCGACGGTCTACAAACACCAGTTCGACTACGCACTGCTCTGGAAGATCCTGGCCGTGCTCGCCGTCATCGCCCTGCTGTTCGGGTACAAGTATATCCGTCTTGAAGAACTGGTGCGCCGCCGCACCAGCGAACTGACCGAACTCAATGCGACGCTGAACGAGCGGATCGAAGAAGCCGTGGGGGAGAACCGGGACAAAGAGCGGATGATGATCCAGCAGGCGAAAATGGCGACGATAGGGGAGATGATCGAATCCATCGCCCACCAGTGGCGCCAGCCGCTCAACGTCATGGGCATCGGCATCGCCAACCTCGATCTCAAACGGCAGCTCGGCACCGTAGACGAGGAGGAGCTAGACAGGTTGATCAATATCGTCCACCGGCAGGTAGAGTACATGTCCCAGACAATCGACGATTTCCGCAATTTTTTCAAGCGGGACAAACAGCTTGAAACCGTCAGCCTGCGCACGCTTGTCGATGAGGTGCTGGGGCTGGTGACACCGGCACTGGAACAGAAAAAGATCGCTGTTGATGTGGACGTTCCGGAGCGCATCGAGGCGACGCTCTATCCGAATGAGCTCAAACAGGTGATCCTCAACATCGTCAGCAACGCAAAGGATGTCCTGATGCAGCATCCCTTCGGCGTGAAGAAGATCATGATTACGGCGGAGGAGCAGGGGGACGCCGTTGTGCTCTCCATTGCAGACAACGGCGGCGGTGTGCCGGAGGAGATCATGGACAAGATCTTCGACCCCTATTTCACCACCAAGTTCGAATCGCAGGGAACGGGCATTGGGCTCTATATGTCGAAAATCATCGTGGAGAAGAACCTCAAAGGGCGGATTTCGGTGGAAAACAGGAACGGGGGCGCAGAGTTTGTGATCCGGCTGCCCAAAGGGGAAAAGACGCGGTCGGCCTGA